The following coding sequences are from one Roseovarius sp. THAF9 window:
- a CDS encoding IS256 family transposase, with translation MTKNSLSDTAALRALLSESSDSNLLAEMLGFVADRLMALDVDQLCGASAHERSSDRMNHRNGYRSRAWETRAGRVDVKIPKLRKGSYLPEFLEPRRAAEKAMTAVIQEAYVQGLSTRSVDDLVKAMGMTGVSKSQVSRLCGEIDERVDAFLNRPLEGEWPYLWLDATYIKVRRGGRIVSVAAIVAVAVNLDGRREVLGIAVQPSEAEVFWDEFLRSLADRGLRGTRLIIADDHKGLKAAAAKVLGATVQRCRVHFMRNALACVGKKDKPIVTAALRTAFDQDTLTASKEHWAKLLDAFEPRHAKLAELMRRAEDDVLAYKSFPREHWVKIHSTNPLERLNKEIKRRTNVVGIFPNEAAVTRLVGALMLEQNDEWAITRRYMTLETVAAICDTTPMDPATIAAL, from the coding sequence ATGACCAAGAACAGTCTGTCAGATACTGCCGCACTGCGTGCGCTTTTGTCGGAGTCATCTGACAGCAACCTGCTTGCCGAGATGCTCGGGTTCGTCGCCGACCGCCTCATGGCGCTGGATGTCGATCAGCTCTGCGGTGCCAGCGCGCACGAGCGAAGCAGCGACCGCATGAACCATCGCAACGGATACCGGTCCCGAGCTTGGGAGACGCGTGCAGGAAGGGTCGACGTAAAGATCCCAAAGCTGCGTAAAGGCAGCTACCTGCCCGAGTTCCTTGAGCCCCGCCGGGCGGCGGAGAAAGCCATGACGGCCGTCATTCAAGAGGCCTATGTTCAGGGCCTATCGACGCGCTCCGTGGATGATCTGGTCAAGGCGATGGGAATGACTGGCGTATCGAAGAGCCAGGTCTCGCGGCTCTGCGGCGAAATTGATGAACGCGTCGATGCATTCCTGAACCGCCCGCTGGAAGGCGAATGGCCCTATCTCTGGCTTGACGCGACTTACATCAAGGTCCGCCGCGGCGGTCGGATCGTCAGCGTCGCTGCCATAGTGGCCGTGGCGGTTAATCTGGATGGACGCCGCGAGGTTCTGGGCATCGCTGTCCAGCCCAGTGAGGCCGAGGTCTTCTGGGACGAGTTCTTGCGTTCTCTGGCCGATCGCGGACTGCGCGGCACCCGTCTAATCATCGCCGACGACCACAAGGGACTGAAAGCCGCCGCCGCAAAGGTGCTCGGTGCGACAGTCCAGCGCTGCCGCGTCCACTTTATGCGCAACGCACTTGCCTGCGTCGGCAAGAAGGACAAGCCCATCGTCACTGCGGCGCTCCGGACGGCCTTCGACCAAGACACGCTCACAGCTTCGAAAGAGCACTGGGCCAAGTTGCTCGACGCCTTCGAACCGCGGCATGCCAAGCTTGCAGAGCTGATGCGCCGTGCGGAGGATGACGTGCTGGCCTACAAGAGTTTCCCCCGCGAGCACTGGGTCAAGATTCACAGCACCAACCCGCTTGAACGCCTCAACAAAGAGATCAAGCGGCGGACCAACGTCGTCGGGATCTTTCCCAATGAAGCCGCAGTCACACGATTGGTCGGAGCACTGATGCTGGAGCAAAATGATGAATGGGCGATCACGCGGCGCTACATGACACTGGAAACCGTCGCCGCCATTTGCGACACTACCCCAATGGACCCGGCGACAATCGCCGCCCTGTAA
- a CDS encoding IS5-like element ISRssp10 family transposase, which yields MRGTDEASGSLFSYVDLEQRVPDRHPLRLIRRVVNDALASLDAEFAALYTDFGRPSIAPERLIRASLLQLLFSIRSERQLMEQMNYNLLFRWFVGLGIDDPVWVPTVFTKNRDRLLTTDMSRKLMAAILAHPEVRPLLSDEHFSVDGTLVKAWASMKSFQPRNSAPPPHDDDPGGPPPPADATFANTEPQPQQTETQPMPDTPRHIRNAAVNFRGQKRSNATHISVTDPDARLYKKAPGAAATLCFMGHTLMENRNGLIVQADLTHADGYGERKAALEMINRHSPGSTRRLTLGADKGYDSANFVAALRRMVVTPHVAQKARSSAIDGRTTQHPGYALSQRRRKKIEEPFGWAKTVGGMAQTVHRGLDRVRAQFTMTMAACNLARLPKLLAP from the coding sequence ATGCGTGGGACGGACGAGGCAAGCGGGTCGCTGTTCAGCTATGTTGATCTTGAGCAGCGGGTTCCGGATCGTCATCCGCTGCGGTTGATCCGTCGGGTCGTCAATGACGCGCTGGCCAGCCTGGATGCCGAGTTCGCCGCGCTCTACACCGATTTTGGCCGCCCCTCCATCGCGCCGGAGCGACTGATCCGTGCGAGCCTTCTTCAGCTCCTGTTCTCGATCCGCTCGGAACGGCAGCTGATGGAACAGATGAACTATAACCTGCTGTTTCGGTGGTTCGTCGGCCTTGGCATCGACGATCCGGTCTGGGTTCCTACGGTGTTTACCAAGAACCGCGATCGGCTGCTGACGACCGACATGTCGCGCAAGCTGATGGCGGCGATCCTGGCGCACCCGGAGGTCCGTCCGCTCCTCTCGGATGAACACTTCTCGGTAGACGGCACTTTGGTCAAGGCGTGGGCGTCCATGAAGAGCTTTCAGCCCAGGAACAGCGCGCCGCCACCGCATGACGATGATCCTGGCGGACCGCCACCACCGGCCGACGCGACCTTCGCAAACACCGAACCGCAGCCCCAGCAGACAGAAACGCAGCCGATGCCCGACACGCCCCGCCATATCCGCAACGCCGCAGTGAACTTCCGGGGCCAGAAGCGCTCGAACGCAACCCACATCTCTGTGACGGACCCCGATGCCCGTCTCTACAAGAAGGCACCGGGTGCCGCGGCGACATTGTGCTTCATGGGACATACGCTGATGGAGAACCGCAACGGGCTGATCGTGCAGGCCGATTTGACCCATGCCGATGGTTACGGCGAGCGCAAGGCGGCCCTCGAGATGATCAACCGACACTCCCCTGGCTCGACCCGGCGCCTGACGCTTGGAGCAGACAAGGGATATGACAGCGCCAACTTTGTTGCCGCACTCAGGCGCATGGTTGTGACGCCACATGTCGCGCAGAAGGCCCGGAGTTCCGCAATCGACGGGCGAACCACCCAGCATCCCGGTTATGCCTTGTCACAGCGGCGCCGGAAGAAGATCGAGGAACCCTTTGGCTGGGCCAAGACCGTGGGCGGCATGGCCCAGACTGTTCATCGCGGCCTCGACAGGGTCCGCGCCCAATTCACAATGACCATGGCAGCCTGCAATCTGGCCAGACTACCGAAACTCCTTGCCCCCTGA